In the Cololabis saira isolate AMF1-May2022 chromosome 7, fColSai1.1, whole genome shotgun sequence genome, one interval contains:
- the LOC133446716 gene encoding NACHT, LRR and PYD domains-containing protein 4-like, producing the protein MDQCEDREEGVLPSKTSPRGKPESRREEERRPGPGPGPGPGPGPGPGPGPTCVSLKSDASKDFFITFKESPGFPSERIFPETRRGPEPGPGPGPGPGSGPGPGPGPSFLSLKSDASKDFFITFKDAPGFPSERVDQQISESPSGPSVQQHQSQLDSIFQLLEDDIVMFVKHELKKIQKVLSPDYPESSESLEEDEDEEQKSIRETFMKITVKFLRRRKQEKLADLLQSKTFAAVCQSKLKVQLQKKYQHVSEGIIKAGNKTLLEQIYTELYITEGGTREVNEEHEVRQIEAASRKPDGAETAIKQKDIFKPPPGRGGPIRTVMTKGVAGIGKTVLTQKFSLDWAEGRTNQDIQLLFPFTFRELNVLREEKFSLMELVHLFFSETKGICSFEDFQVVFIFDGLDESRLPLDFHNSTILSDPRRSTSVDVLLTNLIRGNLLPSARLWITTRPAAANQIPPDCIDMVTEVRGFTDPQKEEYFRKKFRDEEQTSRIISHIKTSRSLHIMCHIPVFCWITATVLENVLETREGRELPKTLTEMYIHFLVVQTKLKKVKYDGGAATDPHWSLESRKMVESLGKLAFEQLQKPEGNLIFYKEDLTECGIDVTEASVYSGVFTQIFREESRLYENPVFCFIHLTVQEFLAALHVHLTFINSGVNLLEDQLTSHRSSTAFYQTAVDKTLQSPNGHLDLFLRFLLGLSLETNQTLLRGLMTSNQRSSQNNQETIKYIKKKISEDLSAERSINLFHCLNELNDRSLVEEVQESLRSGRLSTDDLSPAQWSALVFILLSSGEDLKVFDLKKFSASEEALRRLLPVVKASKKVLLSGCNLSGNICPLLSSVLSSQSSSLTELDLSNNDLQDSGLKKLCPGLESPHCHLESLRLSGCLISDKGSSSLVSALTSNPSHLRELDLSYNHPGESAGKLLSRLEDPRWRLDTLRVEPDGQRWLTTGLRKYSCQLTIDRNTVHKYIKLSDDNRKMMSVREDQSYPRHPDRFDGYDHHHQLLCREVLTGRCYWEVQWSGDVSVSVSYRRISRRGDSDDCVFGRNCHSWSLDCSPGGGYGVCHNNRETSITSSSPSSGSGRAAVYVDVPAGTLSFYEVVSDRLIHLHTVNTTFTEPLCAGFGVWPWPGSSVYLCPV; encoded by the exons atggatcagtgtgaggacagagaggagggagtcctTCCCTCCAAAACCTCCCCGAGGGGAAAACCTGAGAGTcggagagaagaagagag gagacctggacctggacctggacctggacctggacctggacctggacctggacctggtcccacctgtgtgtccttgaagagtgatGCATCAAAGGATTTTTTTATCACTTTTAAAGAGTCTCCTGGTTTTCCTTCAGAGAG gatctttccagagaccagaagaggacctgaacctggacctggacctggacctggacctggatctggacctggaccaggacctggtcccagctttttgtccttgaagagtgatgcatcaaaagatttttttatcaCTTTTAAAGATGCTCCTGGTTTTCCTTCAGAGAG agtggaccagcagatctcagagtcccccagtggtccgtctgtccagcagcaccagtcccagctggactccatctttcag ctgctggaggacgacattgtcatgtttgtgaagcacgagctgaagaagatccagaaggttctgagtccagattacccagaatcctcagagagtctggaggaggatgaagatgaagagcagaagagcatcagagagacattcatgaagatcacagtgaagttcttgaggaggaggaagcaggagaagctggctgacctcctgcagagca agACCTTTGCTGCCGTTTGTCAATCCAAACTCAAAGTTCAGCTGCAGAAGAAGTACCAACATGTGTCTGAGGGGATCATTAAAGCAGGAAATAAaacccttctggagcagatctacacggagctctacatcacagagggagggactagAGAGGTCAATGAAGAACATGAAGTCAGgcagattgaagcagcttccaggaaaccagatggagcagaaacagccatcaaacagaaagacatctttaaacccccacctggaagaggaggaccaatcagaacggtcatgacgaagggagtggccggcatcggtaaaacagtcctaacacagaagttcagtctggactgggctgaaggcagaaccaaccaggacatccaatTACTgtttccattcaccttcagagagctgaatgtgctgagagaggagaagttcagcttgATGGAACTAGTTCATCTgttcttctctgaaaccaaaggaatctgcagctttgaagacttccaggtcgtgttcatctttgacggtctggatgagagtcgacttcctctggacttccacaactctACAATCCTCAGTGACCCCAGaaggtccacctcagtggatgtgctgctgacaaacctcatcagggggaacctgcttccttctgctcgtctctggatcaccacacgacccgcagcagccaatcagatccctcctgactgcattgacatggtgacagaagtcagagggttcactgatccacagaaggaggaatacttcaggaagaagttcagagatgaggagcagaccagcaggatcatctcccacatcaagacatcacggagcctccacatcatgtgccacatcccagtcttctgctggatcactgctacggtcctggagaacgtcctggagacCAGAGAGGGAAGGGAGCTGCCCAAGActctgactgagatgtacatccacttcctggtggtccagaccAAACTGAAAAAGGTCAAGTATGATGGAGGAGCTGcgacggatccacactggagtctagagagcaggaagatggtggagtctctgggaaaattGGCTTTTGAGCAACTGCAGAAACCtgaaggaaacctgatcttctataaGGAAGACCTGAcagagtgtggcatcgatgtcacagaggcttcagtgtactcaggagtgttcacccagatctttagagaggagagcaggcTGTACGAGAACccggtcttctgcttcatccatctgactgtccaggagtttctggctgctcttcatgtccatctgaccttcatcaactctggagtcaacctgctggaagaTCAACTAACAAGTCACCGTTCTTCAACTGCTTTCTATCAGACAGCTGTGGACAAgaccttacagagtccaaacggacacctggacttgttcctgcgcttcctcctgggtctttcactggagaccaatcagactctcctacgaggtctgatgacatcaaaccaaagaagttcacagaacaatcaggaaactatcaaatacatcaagaagaagatcagtgaggatctgtctgcagagagaagcatcaacctgttccactgtctgaatgaactgaacgatcggtctctggtggaggaggtccaagagtccctgaggtctggacgtctctccacagatgatctgtctcctgctcagtggtcggctctggtcttcatcttactgtcatcaggagAAGATCTgaaggtgtttgacctgaagaagttctcagcttcagaggaggctctacggaggctgctgccggtggtcaaagcctccaagaaagttct actgagtggctgtaacctctcagggaacatctgtccacttctgtcctcagttctcagctctcagtcctccagtctgacagaactggacctgagcaacaacgacctgcaggattctggactgaagaagctgtgtcctggactggagagtccacactgtcacctggagtctctcag gctttcaggctgtctgatctcagacaaaggaagttcttctctggtctcagctctgacctccaacccctcccacctgagagagctggacctgagctacaaccatccaggggagtcagcagggaagcttctgtctagactggaggatccccgctggagactggacactctcag ggtggagcctgatggacaacgatggctgacaacaggtctgaggaagt attcctgtcaactcaccatcgacagaaacacagtccacaaatacatcaaactgtctgatgacaacaggaagatgatgtctGTGAGggaggatcagtcatatcctcgtcatccagacaggtttgatggttatgatcatcatcatcagctgctgtgtagagaagttctgacgggtcgctgttactgggaggtccagtggagcggagatgtttctgtatcagtgagttacagaagaatcagcaggagaggagactCTGATGACTGTGTCTTTGGAAGAAACtgtcattcctggagtctggactgttcTCCAGGTGGTGGGTACGGTGTCTGTCACAATAACAGAGAaacatccatcacctcctcatctccatcttcaggctctggcagagcagcagtgtacgtggacgttcctgctggaactctgtccttctatgaagttgtctctgacagactgatccacctccacaccgtcAACACCAccttcactgaacctctctgtgctggatttggaGTCTGGCCCTGGCCTGGTTCCTCGGTGTATCTGTGTCCagtttag